The sequence CAATGCATTTGAAAAATGCTTGCAACAGGATATTAAAGTATTCATTCTGTGTCACCCCCATAATCCGGGTGGTGTCGTTTGGACAGAGGCAGAACTGAGAAAGATCCTTCAACTCTGTAAGCAATACGACGTTCTCGTCCTTTCTGATGAAATTCACGCTGATCTTGTACTCCCTGGACATAAGCACATTCCACTTGCAATGCTTGCAGAAGAGGAAGGCGGCAAGGTCATTACGTGTATAGCGCCTACTAAAACGTTTAACCTGGCAGGTGTCCAAGCCGCTGTCATGATTACCGATGATGAAAAATTACGTGAAGCACTGCAAAAAAGCGCAATGGCACATGGCCAAATGGATTTAAATGCCTTTGCAGCTTCTGCGCTAAAGTCTGCGTTCACTGAATGCGATGAGTGGTTAGACCAATTGTTAGAAGTCATTTCTTCGAATATCGACTATGTCATTAGTGAATTGACTGCTGCAGTACCGGGCATTAACATCCACAAACCGCAAGCGACCTATCTTCTTTGGATAGATTACCGTGAAACTGGCCTATCTGAAGAAGTAATGATGGATAAGCTGTTGAATAAAGGCAAACTCGCACTTGAACCAGGCACGAAATACGGCGAAGCAGGAAGAGGCTTCCTGCGTATGAACATCGCAACTCCACGGTCCGTAGTGGAAGACGGTGTAAAACGCTTCATCACAGCAATGTCTTAATAAGGAAGTATAGAGAAGAATCCAATTGGGTTCTTCTTTTTATGTATGATGAGGTAACCTTTGTTGGATTTATAGAAGTGATTAAAAAAGAAGGCATCATCCCTAAACGGATGATGCCTTCTTTCGATTTAACGAGATCTCATTGATCGTGTGATTGCTGCTGTTCTTTAGCTTCACGGCGTTCACGCAGAATTCGTTCCTCCAGTTCGCGCGTTTCCTCTTCTTGCTTTTTCGAGGTTCTTTTGATCCACATAAATGTCAGAACTAGAAGAACCATGAAAAATGCAAAGGATATGGCGGCTGGAATGTACTCAGATTTATCTTCTGGAAAGTAAAGGAACGGCATTAGCAAAACGTTCATTTACATACACTTCCTTACTGGTCTATTATTTCTGGATGATTTCGATTGACTCAATTGAAATTTCTTCAACAGGCTTATCGGCATTTGTTTTGACTGTTGCGATCTTGTCGACAACATCCATACCTTCGATAACTTGTCCGAAAACAGTATGTTTTTGGTCAAGGTGTGGCGTTCCACCCATTCCCTCATACGCTTTTGCAATTTCTTCTGGCCATCCGCCGTCGATCATTTGCTTAGCTTTGCCTGGTGCATCAGATGCCTGAACGATGAAGAACTGGCTTCCGTTTGTCCCTGGACCCGCGTTTGCCATTGACAAAGCGCCACGTAGATTGAAAAGATCCATTGTGAATTCATCTTCAAATGTACTGCCGTAGATGCTTTCTCCACCCATACCTGTTCCAGTTGGGTCGCCACCTTGAATCATGAAGTTCGGAATTACACGGTGGAAGATGATCCCGTCATAGTAGCCATTTTCAGCATGAGTTAAGAAGTTCTCAACTGTTTTAGGCGCTTTTTCCGGGAATAGTTTGATTTTGATAGGGCCCATTGTCGTATTCATAACGACAAGTGCTTCGTTTGCTGCTACTTCTGTTGATAATTGTGGATACATATTGTTGGCCTCCTCATTTGTCGCTCCGTCTGTTACGGGCGATGAGCTATTTTCTGTAGCTGGTTTTTCCGGATCTTGCTTGTCTTCACTTTGACCACAAGCGGCTAAAAGAAGCATGCCGAAAAGCGTAAGCGAAGTAAGAAGCATTTTTTTCATTATTACTCACCCTGAAACAGTTTACCACATCACTTCTCATTTTTCGATTGATAAGCATGAAGCTTCCTTCGGGTCTCGAATTGATTTATACTGTTGTAGTGTAATAGAGCGTTTAGAGTACATTAGCACAGGGAATTCTTATGCTGACGACTATGTTTTTCTAACGCCATTGCACACGAAAGCAGGGTTGACACGTGACTATTCAAAAACGGAATTTTATTATTATCTGGTTTGCAAACTTTTTGGTGGCTGGCACAATGACAATGATCATGCCTTTCCTGTCATTGTACATTGACACATTCGGTGATCATTCCGATGCCTATGTGCAAAAATGGGCTGGGTTGATTTTTGGGGCAACTTTTATAACCGCGTTGATTATGTCTCCGATTTGGGGCAGAGTTGCAGATAAATATGGTTTCAAGCCGATTTTGCTCATCAATGGTTTCGGTATAGCGACATCGGTATTCTTAATGGGATTTGTAGATTCAGTTGAAACGTTTTTCTTATTACGGCTATTCAATGGTGTCGTGACAGGGTTTATCCCAACCTCTTTGGCATTTGTATCTTCTCAAACAGCACGTGAAGAAGCCGGTAAGAAACTTGGCACTTTGCAGATGGGCAGTGTTACTGGAACACTATTCGGTCCTGTACTTGGTGGATTGATGGCGGATGCTTTTGGTTTCCAATATACATTCGTGATTACATCGATTTCAGTCGTCATTGCAGCATTAATCGTCTTGTTCGGCATTAAAGAGCAAAAGAAAGTGAAAAACGAGAAGGCTGTCCAGTATTCACGAAAAACGATTCTTTCGGGACTGCTCCATCATCGGCTCATGCTGAATATCATGATTGT is a genomic window of Sporosarcina oncorhynchi containing:
- a CDS encoding MalY/PatB family protein, producing the protein MNTFEHVINRKDSRSVKWGNMETVYGIDDASEVLPMWIADMDFATPQPIINAMKERLEHGVFGYSYICATCKDAVRTWLSSRHGWETKNEWMLFHHGVVPAIATVVETFTKQGDNVLITTPVYPPFFNVPGHQDRNIVECELKEENGQYSIDFNAFEKCLQQDIKVFILCHPHNPGGVVWTEAELRKILQLCKQYDVLVLSDEIHADLVLPGHKHIPLAMLAEEEGGKVITCIAPTKTFNLAGVQAAVMITDDEKLREALQKSAMAHGQMDLNAFAASALKSAFTECDEWLDQLLEVISSNIDYVISELTAAVPGINIHKPQATYLLWIDYRETGLSEEVMMDKLLNKGKLALEPGTKYGEAGRGFLRMNIATPRSVVEDGVKRFITAMS
- a CDS encoding peptidylprolyl isomerase, yielding MKKMLLTSLTLFGMLLLAACGQSEDKQDPEKPATENSSSPVTDGATNEEANNMYPQLSTEVAANEALVVMNTTMGPIKIKLFPEKAPKTVENFLTHAENGYYDGIIFHRVIPNFMIQGGDPTGTGMGGESIYGSTFEDEFTMDLFNLRGALSMANAGPGTNGSQFFIVQASDAPGKAKQMIDGGWPEEIAKAYEGMGGTPHLDQKHTVFGQVIEGMDVVDKIATVKTNADKPVEEISIESIEIIQK
- a CDS encoding MFS transporter, whose product is MTIQKRNFIIIWFANFLVAGTMTMIMPFLSLYIDTFGDHSDAYVQKWAGLIFGATFITALIMSPIWGRVADKYGFKPILLINGFGIATSVFLMGFVDSVETFFLLRLFNGVVTGFIPTSLAFVSSQTAREEAGKKLGTLQMGSVTGTLFGPVLGGLMADAFGFQYTFVITSISVVIAALIVLFGIKEQKKVKNEKAVQYSRKTILSGLLHHRLMLNIMIVTALIQIGNFSIQPLLSLYVAELTDAKDVAFLAGITFSAAGVGNLLFARKWGKMGDDIGYEKVLGALLLLSFLFIVPQAFVSSIWQLMFWRLLFGIAIGGMIPITTALVRREAPLDIQGEVMGYNTSFRFLGNIIGPMFGGIISGFIGISAVFILTGVLFLLGFAFLYYATRKPVQDFEDFLAEEEEKSHI